The Oharaeibacter diazotrophicus genomic interval CTCGGTCTCCTCGCCGTCGGCCAGCGTGGCCGTGAGCAGGCCGATCTTCGCCGCCTCGGCGGCCGGGCCGATCACCGGCACGCCGGCGGGCGCGAGCGCGGGGATGCCCTCGACGTGGTCGCCGTGGTGGTGGGTGACCAGGACGGCGCCGAGCCGCCAGCCGAGGCGCGCCAGCGCGGCCTCGATCGGGGCCGCCGCCGGGGCGTCGACCAGCAGCGCGTCCCCGCCGGGCCGGCGCAAGAGGACCGCGTAGTTGTCGGCGCGGCAGGGCACCAGTTCGATCTCGACGGCGGGCATCGGCGTTTCTTCCGTTGTGGTCGCGGACGGACCCGACCACAGTGGGCGGGCGCTCGCGGCGAATCTAGGCCGCGACGACCGGCCCGCCAACCTCGGATCCGCCCGCCGATGTACCTCGACGTCGTCGACCTCCGCGACTTCTACGCCGGCGACCACGGCGCCATGGTGCGCAGCGTGATCGGCGGCGTGGTGCGCGCGCGCTGGCCGTCGGTCGCCGGCGACCGCATCCTCGGGCTCGGCTTCACCACGCCCTATCTCGCCCTCTTCGCCGGCGAGGCCGAGCGCACGCTCGCCTTCAACCCGGCGGCGCAGGGCGCCGTGAACTGGCCCGGCGCCGGGCCGTCGTCGTCGGCGCTGGTGGTCGAGGACATGCTGCCGCTCGCCGACGCCGCGGTCGACCGGGTACTGCTCGTCCACGCGCTCGAGATGGCCAGCGACCCGCGCGAGGTGCTGCGCGAGGTCTGGCGCGTGCTGGCGCCCGGCGGGCGGATGCTGGCGGTGGTGCCGAACCGGCGCGGCCTGTGGGCGCGGGTCGACAGTTCGCCCTTCGGCTACGGCCGGCCGTTCTCGCGCGGGCAGCTCACGCAGCTCCTGCGCGACAGCCTGTTCTCGCCGGTCGGTTGGAGCGAGGCACTGCACATGATGCCGCTGACGCGCCGACGGCGTCGGCGGTCGTGGGCGGCCTGGGAGCGGCTCGGCGCGCGGCTGTGGCCGGCCTTCGCCGGCGTGATCGTCGTCGAGGCGACCAAGCAGCTCTACCAGGGCATCCCGGTGGCGCGGCGCGCGAAGGCGACGACGCGGCTGCGTCCGGTGCTGCTGCCGGCGCCGGCCGGCGTCACCACGCGCGGCCCGAGCGGAACCGTGGCCGGCGGACAGGGTTCCAGACCCTGAGCGCGCCGACATGGCGCGACACGTCCCCCATGGAGAGACTTGATGGCCAAGGCCCTGTTCGTCCTGACGTCCCATGCCACGCTCGGCGCCACCGGCCGGCCGACCGGCTGGTTCCTCGAGGAGGCGGCGACGCCCTACGTGATCCTGACCGATGCCGGCTTCACCGTCGACATCGCCTCGATCGCCGGCGGCGCCGCGCCGATCGACCCGTCGAGCCTGCTCGAGGACGGCGAGGGCCACGGCTTCGTCGCGCGCTTCCTGGCCGACCCCGAGGCGCGCGCCAAGATCGAGGCGACCATCCCGATCGCCGACGTCGACGAGCACGCCTACGACCTCGTCTTCCTGCCCGGCGGCCACGGCACCATGTGGGACTTTCCCGTGTGCGAGCCGCTGTCGCGGGTGATCCAGACGGTCTGGTACACCGGCGGCGTGGTCGGTGCCGTCTGCCACGGCCCGGCCGGGCTCGTGAACGTCAAGGGCCGCGACGGCCGGGCGATGATCGCGGACATGAGGGTGACCGGCTTCTCCAACGCCGAAGAGGAGAAGGCCGGGCTGACGGACGCGGTGCCCTTCCTGCTCGCCGACGCCCTCGCCGCCGCCGGCGCCGAGGTGACCCACGGCGCCCCCTTCACGGAGCACGTGGTCCGCGACGACCGGCTGGTGACGGGCCAGAACCCGATGTCGTCGGAAGCCGTCGCCCGCGCGATGGTGGAAGCGGCCTACGCCGCGCGGCGGCTCTGAGGGGCGGTCGCGGCGGGCGGGGACCGATGTCCGCGGAGACGCCTCGGAAGCCGAGGCGTCCGCCCCTCCTAGTCTTCTTCAGCGCTTGCTGAGCAGGAACACGCCCTGGGCGCCGATCAGGTTCCAGACCCACCAGGGCGCGTTGAAGGGCAGCTTCTTGCCGTTGCCGTCGAGGGCGATCGCGCGTTCGACGGTGGCGCCGACCTCCTCGCAGAGGGCGACGAAGTCGCGCATGGTGCAGAAGTGGATGTTGGGGGTGTCGTACCAGCTGTAGGGCAGGCGCGAGGACACCGGCATCCGGCCGGTGAACAGCAGGCGCAGCCTGACGTCGACGTGGCCGAAGTTCGGGAACGAGACGATGGCGCGGCGGCCGATCCGGAGCAGGTCCTCGAGCACGCGCTTCGGGTTGCGCGTCGCCTGGATGGTCTGGCTGAGGATGGCGTAGTCGAAGGCGCCGTCGGGGTAGAAGGCGAGGTCGCTGTCGGCGTCGCCCTGGATCACCGACAGGCCGCGGGCGACGGCGTCGCGCACGCCGTCCTGGCCGAGTTCGAGGCCGCGGGCGTCGACGCCGCGGGTGCGCTCGAGCAGCGCCAACAGTTCGCCGTCGCCACAACCGACGTCGAGCACGCGCGAGCCGGGCTCGACGAGATCGGCGACGACGCGCAGATCGACGCGGACGTCGGCATGTCCGCCGGTGAGATCGGCCATGGTCAGTCCCTCCCGGCGAAGGCGAGGCCGGCGGCGCGGGCGGCGCCGGTCAGGAAGCCGCGGACGATGCGGAACTGCTCGGGAATGTCGAGCAGGAAGCTGTCGTGGCCGCGGTCGCTCTCGATCTCGACGAAGGAGACCGACGCGCCGGCCGCGTTCAGCGCGTGCACCACCGCCCGGCTCTCCGAGGTCGGGAACAGCCAGTCGGAGGTGAAGGAGACGATGCAGAAGCGCGTCCGCGAGCCCTGGAACACCTTCGAGAGCGCGCCGTCCCGGGCGGCGGCGAGGTCGAAATAGTCCATGGCCCGCGTGACGTAGAGATAGGAATTGGCGTCGAAGCGGTCGACGAAGGTCATGCCCTGGTGGCGCAGGTAGCTCTCGATCTGGAAGTCGGCGTCGAAGCCGAACGTCAACCGCTCGCGGTCCTGCAGGTTGCGACCGAACTTGGCGTGCAACGACTGACCGGACATGTAGGTGATGTGCGCGGCCATGCGGGCCACCGCGAGGCCCTTCTTCGGGCTGGTGCCGGCGTCGAGGTAGCGGCCGCCGCACCAGTCGGGATCGGCCATCACCGCCTGCCGGCCGACCTCGTGGAAGGCGATGTTCTGCGACGAGTGACGGGCGCCGGACGCCATGCAGACCGCGGCGAACACCCGGTCCGGATAGGCGGCGGCCCATTGCAGCACCTGCATGCCGCCCATCGAACCGCCGACGACCGCGAACAGCCGACCGATGCCGAGGGCGTCGACCAGCATCGCCTGGGCGCGGACCATGTCGCCGATGGTGAGCACCGGCAGGTCGAGGCCGTAGATCCGCCCGTCCGGGCCGGTCGAGGCCGGGCCGGTGGTGCCCATGCAGCCGCCGAGCACGTTGGCGCAGATCACGAACCAGCGGTCGGTGTCGATCGGCCGGCCGGGGCCGATCATCATCGTCCACCAGCCGGGCTTGCCGGTGACCGGGTTGTCGCTGGCGACGTGCTGGTCGCCGGTCAGTGCGTGACAGACCAGGATGGCGTTGGAGCGGTCGGCGTTCAGGCGGCCGTAGGTCTGGTAGGCGATCTGCCAGGGGGCGATCGCGGCGCCGCTGTCGAGCGGGAGCGGGCGATCGGGTCCGAAGCGCATGACCGGCGAGGCGGGGTGGTCGGCCTGTCCCCGGCGCAGGCGCTCCTGCGCGTCGGTCTCTGCGGCGTCGGTCGCGGACATGGGTGTCTGAGCTTTCGGAGAACCCGGAAGGAAGGCCGCTAGGTAGGTACCGCCGCGGCGCCCTGTCAAGCGCGGCACCCGGTTTTCCTTTGCCTTCGGCGGACACGGCTCCTATGAATGGCACCGCCCGGCCGCCCCGGCCGACGCCCCGGAACACCCCGCGCGCCAGCCCCATGTCCGCCCCCGACCAGCCCGCCCCGACCGGCCTTTCCGCCCTCCGCCAGCGCATCGACGACATCGACGCCGAGGTGCACCGCCTGCTGATCGCGCGCTCCGAGATCATCGACCAGCTGATCTCGGTGAAGCGCACCGGCGAGCCCGGCGCGGCGTTCCGGCCGGCGCGCGAGGCCTCGATGATGCACGCGCTCGTGGAGCGCCACCGCGGCCACCTGCCGCTCGTCACCGTCGAGCACGTCTGGCGCGAGGTGATCTCGACCTTCACGTGGCTGCAGGCGCCCTACACGGTCCACGTCGCCACCGGCGACGCCGCCGAAACGCGCGACATGGCGCGCTTCTACTTCGGCTTCACCGTGCCGTTCGAGACCGTGGCCGAGCCGGCCGACGCCGTCGCCGCCGTGGCGCGCTCGACCTCCGACCTCGCGGTGGTCAGGCTCGGCGAGGCCGACACGGCGTGGTGGGCGGCGCTCTCGGCCGATGGCGCGGCGCCGCGCGTGATCGGCCGCCTGCCCTTCATCGCCGTCGCCGACCGCCCGGTCGCGATCCCGGCGGTGGTGGTGTCGCCGCCGCTGAAGGACCCGGTGAAGCCCGAGGTGGCGGTGTTCGCCTGCCGCGGCCCGGCCGACGCCTCCGCCCACGCCTGGCTGCGCAAGCGCGGCGTCGAGGTGATCGCCTGGCACGCGCCCTGGGGCCACCACACCGGCGCGGTCGGCGCCGAACTGGTGATCGCGGTGCCGCTCGACGACCAGGACGAATCCACCGCCGCGGAGGCGACCGCGGAGCGGGCGCGCGACGCCGGCATCATCCTCGCCGACCTGCGTCCCGTCGGCGGCTACGCCGCCCCGATCGAAGCCCGTCCGCAGCGGCCCTGATCCCCTCCCCCGAAGTTCGCCGAGACCCATGACCAGCTCCACGACCCTCCGCCCCGTGCCCCGCGCCGGCGTGCTCGCCATCGACGCCTACGTGCCCGGCCGCTCCAAGGCGGCGCCGGGACGCAGGCTGATCAAGCTGTCGTCCAACGAGACGCCGCTCGGCCCCTCGCCCGAGGCGGTCGCGGCCTTCCGTGGCGCCGCCGGCGACCTCGAGCGCTACCCCGACGGCGCCGCGACGGCGCTGCGCGAGGCGATCGCCGACGTCCACGGTCTCAACCCGACGCGCATCGTCTGCGGCAACGGCTCGGACGAACTCCTGACGCTGCTCGCCCACGCCTATCTCGCCCCCGGCGACGAGGGGCTCTACGGCGAGCACGGCTTCCTGGTCTACAAGATCGCCATCCTCGCCGCCGGCGGCACGCCGGTGGTGGCGCCCGAGCGCGACCTTACCGTCGACGTCGACGCCCTGCTCGCCGCGGTGACGCCGCGCACGCGGATCGTCTACCTCGCCAATCCCGCCAACCCGACCGGCACCTACCTGCCGTTCTCGGAGATCCGGCGCCTGCACGCCGGCCTGCCCGGCAATGTCGTGCTGGTGCTCGACGCCGCCTACGCCGAGTACGTCCGCCGCAACGACTACGAGAGCGGCATCGAGCTGGTGTCGTCGTCCGAGAACGTGGTGATGACCCGGACCTTCTCGAAGGTGCACGGCCTCGCCGCCCTGCGCATCGGCTGGCTCTACGGGCCGGAGGGCGTGGTCGACGCGCTGAACCGGACCCGCGGGCCGTTCAACCTGTCGGCCCCGGCGATCGCGGCCGGCGCCGCGGCGATCCGCGACCGCGGCTTCCTCGAGACCGCCGTCGCCCACAACGCACGCTGGCTGCCGTGGCTGACCGCGGAGATCGAGGCGCTCGGGCTGACGGTGACGCCGTCGGTCGCCAACTTCCTGCTGATCCACTTCCCCGACAAAGCCGGCCGCACCGCCGCCGAGGCCGACGAGTTCCTGACCGGCGAGGGCATCGTGCTGCGCCGGGTCGCCGGCTACGGCCTGCCGAACGCGCTGCGCATGACCGTCGGCGACGAGGAGGCCAACCGCGCCACCGTCGCCGCCCTCGCCGCCTTCCTGGGACGGGGTCGATGACCACCCTCGTGTTCGAGCGGATCGCGGTCGTCGGCATCGGCCTGATCGGATCGTCGATCGTCCGCGGCGCCCGCGCCAAGGGCCTCGCCGGCACGATCGCCGTCGCCGACCACGCCGGCCCGCATCTCGCCCGCGCCCGCGAGCTCGGGCTCGGCGACGACTGGCACGCCGACGCCGGCGACGCCGCGGCGGGGGCCGACCTCGTCATGGTCGCGGTGCCGGTCGGCGCCTGCGAGGCGGTCGCGAAGGCAATCGCGCCGCGGCTGAAGCCGGGGGCGATCGTCACCGACGTCGGCTCGGTCAAGGCCTCGGTGGTCCGGCAGATGAAGCCGCACCTGCCGGCCGGCGTCCACCTGATCCCGGGCCACCCGGTCGCCGGCACCGAGTTCTCCGGCCCCGACGCCGGCTTCGCCGAGCTGTTCGAGAACCGCTGGTCGATCCTGACGCCGCCGGACGACGTCGATCCCGCGGCGCTCGCCCGTCTGGTGGCGTTCTGGCGCGGGCTCGGCGCCAACGTCGAGACCATGACGGCCGAGCACCACGACATCGTGCTCGCCATCACCAGCCACCTGCCGCACCTGATCGCCTACAACATCGTCGGCACCGCCGCCGACGTCGAGCAGGTGACCCAGTCGGAGGTGATGAAGTTCTCCGCCGGCGGCTTCCGCGACTTCACCCGCATCGCCGCCTCCGATCCGACGATGTGGCGCGACGTCTTCCTGCACAACCGCGAGGCGGTGCTCGAAGTGCTCGGCCGCTTCACCGAGGACCTGTTCGCGCTGCAGCGCCAGATCCGCTGGGGCGAGGGCGACAAGCTGTTCGACCTGTTCACCCGCACCCGGGCGATCCGCCGCGGCATCATCGGCCTCGGCCAGGAGACGCCGGCGCCGGACTTCGGCCGCCGCAAGGGCTGACGGCGGGCCGGCGCGGAGCCGGGGTCACACCAGCCGCGACACGAAGAAGCCCGGCTCGAGGTCGGTGGCGAGGCGCTCGGCGCCGCGGTAGGCGCGGCTCGCCCGCGGCGCGACGGCCGTGGGGTCGCGACGATAGCGCCGCTCGGCCTCGACGGCGGGATGGCTCCCGGCGAGCTGGGCGACGAAGGGCGCGGAAATGACGGGCCGGCCGTAGCCGCGCTCGCGGCGGACCTCGGGCTCGAGCGGCACCGGCAGCGCCGGGGCGGCCGGCGGATCGCGGCGATCGTCGCGGGCGTCGGCGGACCGGCGCGCCGCGGCGACCGGCGTCCCGTTCCGGGACCCGACCGCACCCGCGACCACCGCTCCGACG includes:
- a CDS encoding chorismate mutase → MSAPDQPAPTGLSALRQRIDDIDAEVHRLLIARSEIIDQLISVKRTGEPGAAFRPAREASMMHALVERHRGHLPLVTVEHVWREVISTFTWLQAPYTVHVATGDAAETRDMARFYFGFTVPFETVAEPADAVAAVARSTSDLAVVRLGEADTAWWAALSADGAAPRVIGRLPFIAVADRPVAIPAVVVSPPLKDPVKPEVAVFACRGPADASAHAWLRKRGVEVIAWHAPWGHHTGAVGAELVIAVPLDDQDESTAAEATAERARDAGIILADLRPVGGYAAPIEARPQRP
- a CDS encoding prephenate/arogenate dehydrogenase family protein codes for the protein MTTLVFERIAVVGIGLIGSSIVRGARAKGLAGTIAVADHAGPHLARARELGLGDDWHADAGDAAAGADLVMVAVPVGACEAVAKAIAPRLKPGAIVTDVGSVKASVVRQMKPHLPAGVHLIPGHPVAGTEFSGPDAGFAELFENRWSILTPPDDVDPAALARLVAFWRGLGANVETMTAEHHDIVLAITSHLPHLIAYNIVGTAADVEQVTQSEVMKFSAGGFRDFTRIAASDPTMWRDVFLHNREAVLEVLGRFTEDLFALQRQIRWGEGDKLFDLFTRTRAIRRGIIGLGQETPAPDFGRRKG
- a CDS encoding type 1 glutamine amidotransferase domain-containing protein; this translates as MAKALFVLTSHATLGATGRPTGWFLEEAATPYVILTDAGFTVDIASIAGGAAPIDPSSLLEDGEGHGFVARFLADPEARAKIEATIPIADVDEHAYDLVFLPGGHGTMWDFPVCEPLSRVIQTVWYTGGVVGAVCHGPAGLVNVKGRDGRAMIADMRVTGFSNAEEEKAGLTDAVPFLLADALAAAGAEVTHGAPFTEHVVRDDRLVTGQNPMSSEAVARAMVEAAYAARRL
- the metW gene encoding methionine biosynthesis protein MetW is translated as MADLTGGHADVRVDLRVVADLVEPGSRVLDVGCGDGELLALLERTRGVDARGLELGQDGVRDAVARGLSVIQGDADSDLAFYPDGAFDYAILSQTIQATRNPKRVLEDLLRIGRRAIVSFPNFGHVDVRLRLLFTGRMPVSSRLPYSWYDTPNIHFCTMRDFVALCEEVGATVERAIALDGNGKKLPFNAPWWVWNLIGAQGVFLLSKR
- the metX gene encoding homoserine O-acetyltransferase MetX, with the translated sequence MSATDAAETDAQERLRRGQADHPASPVMRFGPDRPLPLDSGAAIAPWQIAYQTYGRLNADRSNAILVCHALTGDQHVASDNPVTGKPGWWTMMIGPGRPIDTDRWFVICANVLGGCMGTTGPASTGPDGRIYGLDLPVLTIGDMVRAQAMLVDALGIGRLFAVVGGSMGGMQVLQWAAAYPDRVFAAVCMASGARHSSQNIAFHEVGRQAVMADPDWCGGRYLDAGTSPKKGLAVARMAAHITYMSGQSLHAKFGRNLQDRERLTFGFDADFQIESYLRHQGMTFVDRFDANSYLYVTRAMDYFDLAAARDGALSKVFQGSRTRFCIVSFTSDWLFPTSESRAVVHALNAAGASVSFVEIESDRGHDSFLLDIPEQFRIVRGFLTGAARAAGLAFAGRD
- a CDS encoding class I SAM-dependent methyltransferase; translated protein: MYLDVVDLRDFYAGDHGAMVRSVIGGVVRARWPSVAGDRILGLGFTTPYLALFAGEAERTLAFNPAAQGAVNWPGAGPSSSALVVEDMLPLADAAVDRVLLVHALEMASDPREVLREVWRVLAPGGRMLAVVPNRRGLWARVDSSPFGYGRPFSRGQLTQLLRDSLFSPVGWSEALHMMPLTRRRRRRSWAAWERLGARLWPAFAGVIVVEATKQLYQGIPVARRAKATTRLRPVLLPAPAGVTTRGPSGTVAGGQGSRP
- a CDS encoding pyridoxal phosphate-dependent aminotransferase, with translation MTSSTTLRPVPRAGVLAIDAYVPGRSKAAPGRRLIKLSSNETPLGPSPEAVAAFRGAAGDLERYPDGAATALREAIADVHGLNPTRIVCGNGSDELLTLLAHAYLAPGDEGLYGEHGFLVYKIAILAAGGTPVVAPERDLTVDVDALLAAVTPRTRIVYLANPANPTGTYLPFSEIRRLHAGLPGNVVLVLDAAYAEYVRRNDYESGIELVSSSENVVMTRTFSKVHGLAALRIGWLYGPEGVVDALNRTRGPFNLSAPAIAAGAAAIRDRGFLETAVAHNARWLPWLTAEIEALGLTVTPSVANFLLIHFPDKAGRTAAEADEFLTGEGIVLRRVAGYGLPNALRMTVGDEEANRATVAALAAFLGRGR